The Theileria orientalis strain Shintoku DNA, chromosome 3, complete genome genome window below encodes:
- a CDS encoding Box C/D snoRNA protein, producing MYFIMNLCAVCRKESKYKCPACLLLTCSLECTKSHNCSTSKGENSSNRKPNRRNPVKYVGRNKIDVDVITSDCHFLDTVSNRLESTSRSFLKPLITDSRNRKIKKLCVGRKINLIYSPLILKRYKTNKTTHKNSRILWTVEWSFLKQQLNFIDHKSVNYVFTHTHICSDSYLYKHLFNCLYFT from the exons atgtattttataatgaatTTGTGTGCAGTTTGCAGGAAGGAAtccaaatataaatgtcCCGCTTGCCTCCTTCTCACTTGTTCACTCGAATGCACTAAATCACACAATTGCTCCACTAGCAAAGGTGAAAACAGCTCTAATCGCAAGCCAAATAGAAGGAACCCTGTAAAATACGTCGGAAGGAACAAAATAGATGTAGATGTCATCACCAGTGACTGCCACTTTCTGGATACTGTTTCCAATAGGCTCGAGTCGACATCGCGATCGTTTTTAAAGCCCCTAATCACAGATTCCAG AAACAGGAAGATCAAGAAGCTTTGCGTCGGTcggaaaataaatttaatctaCTCTCCCTTGATATTAAAGCGATATAAGACAAATAAAACCACCCATAAGAACTCTAGGATTCTGTGGACTGTAGAAtggtcatttttaaaacagcAGCTCAATTTTATCGACCATAAGTCAGTCAACTATGTattcacacacacacatatatgcTCAGATAGTTACTTATACAAACATCTGTTTAATTGCTTATATTTCACATAA
- a CDS encoding uncharacterized protein (mannosyltransferase, PIG-V family protein), translating into MRKNSGILRVVLTCVVLRAILVTYTLYISNFPKLAVPRYQYNLNFLNLKGVNDHDDAQDEEVHSVKSRSYLTGEYKFPVTTFFGFFKNARKDLDGGNEFEKLNRNWLKLIPFTSWDAERFLHSSLNNLVYTSMDSCAFFPFFPLIIKLVAKLGLYVASKFTHVGNVEEVLVLTLVGVVLNNVLCVLNCVLVYLIIVKMLSFRAFTYVKNSNKKLTKFKLASYEIERIGYFSCFAYNVSPGFIFTTAVYTEPVYSILNYSVILLFLKSHEAKLGIFRELLVVLLIFISCFIRSNSTLLIVPLFFYTLNTCPLVSYIYKKCGMTKKDFGKLKRTNSLFKLAICTLVHWFKSFLYLLTIMVPFILIQLYGYLLYCDKLNLKEFAALSRFDKYLLGLFKSIISVMNIKPSSSGSGSGSEYVFTNFKSLFNKLEDDYERPWCNWRLPSVYKYVQKRYWGVKLFYSFSSVENAVHLLYTLPTIVVIIMYIHQAAVYYCNLCKEALSTTTGHTRRRGVGTFIKLMAVYNALNTCEFWLLIHLIITMSSFLLFSHVQILFRQSLCLIQYLLQFSIVINNIYSNKFRGVSTAIFLYHITLCFVGIILFSNFIGWT; encoded by the coding sequence CTGAGGAAAAACAGTGGAATCTTGAGGGTCGTTTTGACTTGTGTAGTACTTAGGGCAATTCTAGTTACCTATACCTTATACATTTCAAACTTCCCCAAGTTGGCCGTTCCAAGATATCAATATAACTTAAATTTCCTCAATTTAAAAGGCGTAAACGACCACGATGATGCGCAGGATGAAGAGGTACACTCTGTTAAATCCAGGTCATATTTGACGGGAGAATACAAGTTCCCTGTCACAACTTTTTTTGggttttttaaaaacgcTCGAAAGGATTTAGATGGTGGAaatgaatttgaaaaattgaatagaaattggttaaaattgattCCATTTACCAGCTGGGACGCGGAACGGTTTTTGCACAGCAGCCTGAACAATTTAGTATACACATCTATGGATTCGTGCGCCTTCTTCCCCTTCTTCCCccttattattaaattggTTGCAAAATTAGGTTTATATGTCGCTTCTAAGTTTACACATGTTGGCAATGTTGAAGAAGTGTTGGTTCTGACCCTCGTAGGCGTAGTGTTAAATAACGTTCTTTGCGTTCTAAACTGTGTATTAGTATACCTGATCATTGTTAAAATGCTGTCATTTAGAGCATTTACATATGTTAAAAACTCTAACAAAAAATTGACCAAGTTTAAATTGGCAAGCTACGAAATAGAAAGAATCGGTTATTTCAGCTGCTTTGCATACAACGTATCTCCAGGATTCATATTTACGACCGCCGTATACACAGAGCCCGTGTACTCAATTCTCAATTATTCAGTAATTTTGCTCTTTCTGAAGTCACATGAAGCAAAGTTGGGAATATTTAGGGAGCTACTTGTGGTTTTACTCATATTCATCAGCTGTTTCATACGCTCAAACAGTACTTTACTCATAGTACCACTGTTTTTTTACACCCTGAACACATGTCCGCTTGTAtcgtatatatataaaaagtgCGGAATGACAAAAAAGGACTTTGGAAAGTTAAAGAGGACGAATTCGCTGTTTAAATTGGCAATATGCACACTTGTACACTGGTTTAAAAGCTTTCTATACTTGTTGACAATAATGGTGCCgttcattttaatacagCTCTACGGATACCTACTGTACTGCGACAAGTTAAACTTGAAGGAATTCGCGGCTTTGTCCAGATTCGACAAATATTTACTTGGCTTATTTAAGTCGATTATCAGTGTTATGAATATTAAACCGAGTAGTAGTGGCAGTGGCAGTGGCAGTGAATATGTTTTTACCAATTTCAAATCACTGTTTAATAAGCTAGAAGATGACTACGAGAGGCCGTGGTGTAACTGGAGGCTCCCGTCAGTTTACAAGTACGTGCAGAAGCGCTACTGGGGAGTAAAGCTGTTCTACTCGTTCAGCTCAGTGGAAAACGCAGTACACCTACTCTACACGCTTCCGACCATCGTAGTTATCATAATGTACATACACCAAGCAGCTGTATACTATTGTAACCTCTGTAAGGAGGCTTTGAGCACTACCACCGGCCACACGAGGCGCAGAGGCGTCGGCACCTTTATAAAGCTAATGGCCGTCTACAACGCACTAAACACGTGCGAGTTCTGGTTATTAATACACTTGATAATAACGATGagttcatttttactattttcgCACGTTCAAATCTTATTCAGGCAGTCGCTGTGCCTAATTCAATACCTATTACAGTTTTCAATCGTCATAAACAACATTTACTCAAACAAGTTCAGGGGAGTGTCCACTGCAATATTTCTATATCACATAACACTGTGCTTCGTGGGCATCATCTTGTTCTCCAACTTCATAGGCTGGACCTGA
- a CDS encoding Conserved hypothetical protein (0) — translation MDDAEAFNEFIANTKDDLFADDDEDDYLNEEYYNRDQTSTNVDEYLRKKNAKYGPFTTATFWSRTDNAKYDLKNHLWDFMVYNNIREHSCNNYRSKVEVMRSELVVNIVNCEKDLLDHQSCQNLQDLPSDEIETCFYNLVSDLLEIYGVKLNKSDFMPENVSETEVSREVEQYVGSHMSVIQLDRQIREYKKRKMELVKSSLFELLKSFNEFRNKILEEVYQDSKAGKMDLTRFVKNMDKVTSRFDFFGEYRFHNIRTYYKNKEELDNFVENYVAFNNFTSDFTQFVNTFNPNYSSSHMTTTSKTDTGNESKVPSHDMGGSSTSRSTEVDDVGGNREPYSMPEEPTEDDINEIFDYLGGMQSQNYVETQEVERETVEKEQGEHVDATEQKRAEEPEKTAEATEEMEVDEEESENLKLLEEARKKAAEILR, via the exons atggaCGACGCAGAGGCTTTTAATGAGTTTATCGCAAACACAAAGGATGATTTATTCGCcgatgatgatgaagatgatTATTTGAATGAAGAATACTATAATAGGGATCAAACGA GCACAAATGTAGATGAATAtttgaggaagaagaacgCAAAATATGGACCATTCACCACGGCGACGTTCTGGTCGAGAACAGACAACGCTAAATATGACCTTAAAAATCACCTCTGGGACTTCATGGTATACAACAACATAAGAGAGCACTCGTGTAACAACTATAGAAGTAAAGTTGAAGTGATGAGATCGGAGTTGGTGGTAAATATAGTGAATTGTGAAAAGGACCTGTTGGATCATCAAAGTTGCCAAAATCTACAGGACCTACCCTCGGATGAAATAGAGACctgtttttataatttggTATCGGACCTGCTGGAAATATACGGGGTCAAGCTGAACAAGTCGGACTTTATGCCCGAAAACGTGAGTGAAACGGAAGTAAGCAGAGAAGTGGAGCAGTACGTAGGGTCGCACATGTCAGTAATACAACTGGACAGACAGATAAGAGAGTACAAAAAGAGAAAAATGGAATTGGTAAAATCGTCGCTGTTCGAGCTTCTGAAGAGCTTTAACGAGTTCAGAAACAAGATACTGGAAGAGGTGTACCAGGACTCGAAGGCAGGGAAGATGGACCTGACAAGATTCGTCAAAAACATGGATAAGGTCACGTCGAGATTCGACTTCTTCGGAGAGTACAGGTTTCACAACATAAGAACCTACTACaagaacaaggaggagctggacaaCTTCGTAGAAAACTACGTTGCCTTCAACAACTTTACAAGCGACTTTACGCAGTTCgtaaacacatttaaccCGAATTACTCAAGTTCACACATGACCACAACAAGCAAAACGGATACAGGTAACGAAAGCAAGGTACCATCACATGATATGggtggtagtagtacaAGTAGATCAACAGAAGTGGATGATGTTGGTGGCAACAGGGAACCATATTCAATGCCTGAGGAACCAACGGAAGATGACATAAATGAGATATTTGATTACTTGGGAGGAATGCAATCGCAAAATTATGTAGAAACACAGGAAGTTGAAAGAGAAACAGTTGAAAAAGAACAAGGAGAACACGTGGATGCCACGGAGCAAAAACGTGCAGAAGAGCCAGAAAAAACTGCAGAAGCAACCGAGGAAATGGAGGTAGATGAGGAGGAGTCAGAAAATTTGAAGCTTCTGGAAGAGGCAAGGAAGAAGGCAGCGGAAATCCTAAGGTAA
- a CDS encoding Conserved hypothetical protein (0), translating into MKKFKTIGGKRKIEELPYEPEEPRYIEQPPMEPYGPQDYPAEPELPMIQYYDTETGTDDIIDEMPSVMEDFKSVETMDDPKDMFVDISGGQGGQQLPLATIGNGFYDKTVRVKAEDSNDQKVREYEYLRIKNVGDREVEERHMDTPADARPEMSYHKGVVPAIEHSVKNSFFGSLPSAENNGVYPIGYPVETRSIGTQTEPQFVQPQVLTPADKVQMKLEELRRRNEQLLASPASATPIPLKYPNQLLASPASAIPIPLSYANGPVASAGGVLVNQSTGAISEGASLRGLKKRRKSKKAKKAKKAKKSKKNKKNKKSKAMKNEEKMRKKMEKKRRREEKKKAKIAKKQAKKRERERIDEMKERERLIEENLDEENEELEEGQLAVSERARAAKRLQQQQGLQHRRIGQAERNMQLRRQRQNQLEDRRRIQRLRREKMLMGGPGRDLEDLSTSGSYDEDELPRAPLFQDDFEEDDDE; encoded by the exons ATGAAGAAGTTTAAAACGATCGGCGGAAAGCGAAAAATCGAGGAGCTTCCTTATGAGCCCGAAGAGCCAAG GTATATTGAACAGCCACCGATGGAACCATACGGTCCGCAGGATTACCCAGCAGAGCCAGAGCTGCCAATGATCCAGTACTATGACACGGAGACAGGAACCGACGATATAATTGACGAAATGCCATCAGTAATGGAGGACTTCAAGTCTGTGGAAACAATGGATGACCCAAAAGATATGTTTGTTGACATATCAGGTGGTCAAGGTGGACAGCAGTTGCCACTCGCAACTATCGGAAACGGATTCTACGATAAGACCGTCAGGGTTAAGGCGGAGGACAGCAATGACCAAAAGGTGCGCGAATACGAGTACCTGAGAATCAAGAACGTGGGCGACAGGGAAGTGGAGGAAAGGCACATGGATACTCCAGCTGACGCAAGGCCGGAAATGTCGTACCACAAGGGAGTGGTCCCGGCAATAGAGCACTCAGTGAAGAACTCGTTTTTTGGATCACTGCCTAGCGCTGAGAACAACGGTGTCTATCCAATAGGCTACCCAGTGGAAACCAGGTCAATAGGGACGCAAACTGAGCCCCAATTTGTCCAGCCGCAAGTACTCACACCAGCCGATAAGGTGCAAATGAAGCTAGAAGAATTGAGGAGGCGCAACGAGCAGCTGTTGGCATCGCCGGCAAGCGCAACACCAATACCACTGAAATATCCAAAC CAGTTGCTGGCTTCACCAGCCAGTGCAATTCCAATACCACTCTCTTACGCAAATGGTCCAGTGGCCAGCGCAGGTGGAGTTTTGGTCAATCAATCTACCGGCGCCATCAGCGAAGGAGCCAGCTTGAGAGGGTTGAAAAAAAGACGCAAGAGCAAAAAGGCCAAGAAAGCCAAGAAGGCTAAGAAGAGCaagaaaaacaagaaaaacaagaagTCAAAGGCCATGAAGAACGAGGAAAAAATGAGAAAGAAGATGGAGAAAAAGAGGAGGAgggaagaaaagaaaaaggcAAAAATCGCTAAAAAGCAGGCTAAGAAGAGGGAGAGGGAAAGAATAGATGAAATGAAGGAAAGGGAGAGGCTCATCGAGGAAAATTTGGACGAGGAAAATGAGGAGCTCGAGGAGGGCCAGCTGGCAGTGAGCGAGAGGGCTAGGGCGGCAAAAAGGCTGCAGCAGCAACAGGGCCTTCAGCACAGGAGGATTGGCCAGGCTGAGAGGAACATGCAGCTGAGGCGCCAGAGGCAAAATCAGTTGGAGGACAGAAGGAGAATCCAGAGGCTGAGGAGGGAGAAGATGCTGATGGGCGGTCCGGGGAGAGACCTGGAAGACCTATCGACGAGCGGAAGctacgacgaggacgagcTTCCGAGGGCTCCGCTGTTCCAGGACGACTTCGAGGAAGATGACGACGAGTGA